One genomic window of Ignavibacteriales bacterium includes the following:
- a CDS encoding lipopolysaccharide heptosyltransferase family protein, producing the protein MKKEIPKCKKFSGYKPCYPDHNCWENGCKDMISVGTKILIINLDAMGDILMTTAQLKAIKRKFPESTIWWITLPITAPLLFNIPFVDKVFPYNFESISILSQMEFDIVMNVDKSQRSGALANSVKAKAKLGFGINEDGKIIPFNEGAEYNYQLGMDDNLKFKLNKRTGQEYLAETFELDYKRDDYVFYFDEEEVKFIEEYKTSVGIDKNDFVVGFNTGCSLLYPNKKMTIQQHISLIENLLSYNKIKIVLLGGPEDEKRNAEIYSRFEGRIINTPTNLGIRKGACFENLADVVITGDSFGMHLAIALKKYVIVWFGVSCWAEIDLYNRGIKLYNEDLFCSPCWKKKCPYNLECIQMIDLKKIEEEVLNYSNKKLLNKIQ; encoded by the coding sequence ATGAAAAAAGAAATTCCAAAATGTAAAAAGTTCTCTGGTTATAAACCTTGCTATCCAGACCACAATTGCTGGGAGAATGGTTGTAAAGATATGATATCGGTCGGTACCAAAATTTTAATTATTAACCTTGATGCAATGGGCGACATTTTGATGACAACCGCTCAACTTAAAGCAATAAAAAGAAAGTTTCCTGAATCAACAATTTGGTGGATTACGCTTCCAATCACTGCTCCCCTGCTTTTTAATATTCCATTTGTTGATAAAGTTTTTCCATATAATTTCGAATCCATATCTATTCTTTCTCAAATGGAATTTGATATTGTAATGAATGTTGATAAATCTCAGCGTTCTGGTGCACTTGCTAATTCTGTAAAAGCTAAAGCTAAGCTTGGATTTGGAATAAATGAAGACGGAAAAATTATTCCTTTTAATGAAGGTGCTGAATATAATTATCAGTTAGGAATGGATGATAATCTAAAATTTAAATTGAATAAAAGAACAGGGCAGGAATATTTGGCGGAAACTTTTGAACTTGACTACAAGCGCGATGATTATGTTTTTTATTTTGATGAGGAAGAAGTAAAATTCATAGAGGAATACAAGACGTCGGTTGGAATTGATAAAAATGATTTTGTGGTTGGATTTAACACCGGTTGTTCCCTCCTTTACCCAAATAAAAAGATGACAATTCAACAACATATTTCACTAATTGAAAACTTACTTTCTTACAATAAAATTAAAATCGTTTTACTTGGCGGACCCGAAGATGAAAAACGAAATGCTGAGATATATTCGCGGTTTGAAGGAAGAATTATTAATACACCAACAAATTTGGGAATTAGAAAAGGTGCTTGTTTCGAAAATTTAGCTGATGTTGTTATCACAGGAGATTCATTTGGAATGCATCTGGCAATTGCATTAAAAAAATATGTGATTGTTTGGTTTGGAGTTAGCTGCTGGGCTGAAATTGATTTATATAATCGTGGTATAAAACTTTATAATGAGGATTTGTTTTGCTCACCTTGCTGGAAAAAGAAATGTCCTTATAATCTTGAATGTATCCAAATGATTGATTTGAAAAAAATTGAAGAAGAAGTTCTAAATTATTCCAATAAGAAATTGCTAAACAAAATCCAGTAA
- a CDS encoding glycosyltransferase family 9 protein yields MKKIEILLKNFLLRVLLLFKTRNKKDSYSFNSNSKILFIRLNRIGDALVVTPLLKVVKDHLKCKIYLLADNKNHFVFTNNPSIDKVIIFEKGLQGFLETIRMIKAEQFDAIVDLHDDVSTTVSFLLAFSSCKNIFGLQKENEAVYTKTTDRLEPTKTHIIDRTLELTKLFNINYNRANVNVHYFPKAESQGKVKNILKRKGLTNKFLVGINISAGSDARFWGVERFQNLIKFLSGYDLHYVILSTTRDIKLALKILNEKQKNLYTPSFDGFAAMISELDLLFTPDTSAIHIASAFSVPVFGLYVNYKTDDMIWSPYKSDFDCNITTQPTLAKVEYDEVIKKFQPFLEKHLI; encoded by the coding sequence ATGAAAAAAATTGAAATACTTCTGAAAAATTTTTTGCTGCGAGTATTACTTTTATTCAAAACGAGGAATAAGAAAGATTCATACAGTTTTAATTCTAATTCTAAAATATTATTCATTAGATTGAACCGAATTGGTGATGCTTTAGTTGTAACACCACTTTTAAAAGTAGTTAAGGACCATTTAAAATGTAAAATCTATTTGCTTGCTGATAATAAAAATCATTTTGTATTTACAAATAATCCATCAATCGATAAAGTAATAATTTTTGAAAAAGGATTACAAGGTTTTCTGGAAACGATTAGAATGATAAAGGCTGAGCAATTTGATGCAATTGTGGATCTGCATGATGATGTTTCAACTACAGTTTCCTTTCTTTTAGCTTTCAGTAGTTGTAAAAATATTTTTGGATTGCAAAAAGAAAATGAAGCTGTTTATACAAAAACAACTGACAGATTGGAACCTACAAAAACTCACATAATTGACAGAACTCTGGAATTGACGAAACTTTTTAATATAAATTATAACCGGGCAAATGTTAATGTTCATTATTTCCCCAAAGCCGAATCACAAGGTAAAGTTAAAAACATCCTCAAAAGAAAAGGTCTAACAAATAAATTCCTGGTAGGAATAAATATTTCTGCAGGAAGCGATGCAAGATTTTGGGGAGTTGAGCGGTTCCAAAATTTAATTAAATTCCTGTCAGGTTATGATTTACATTATGTAATTTTATCCACAACCCGCGACATTAAATTAGCATTAAAAATTTTGAATGAGAAGCAAAAAAATTTATACACGCCATCATTCGATGGGTTTGCAGCAATGATTTCTGAATTAGATCTGTTGTTCACACCTGATACTTCAGCTATTCATATCGCTTCTGCGTTTAGTGTTCCTGTTTTTGGCTTATATGTTAACTATAAAACCGATGATATGATATGGTCACCATATAAATCAGATTTTGATTGCAACATTACAACTCAACCAACACTTGCCAAAGTAGAATATGATGAAGTAATTAAAAAATTCCAGCCATTTTTAGAAAAGCATTTAATATGA
- a CDS encoding acyl carrier protein: MISEELKKVILTALKLDEWDFTDETMAPQVPGWDSLNHINVIVAVEKHFNVRFKNLEVLKLKNVGDLQKLLDAKLQK; this comes from the coding sequence ATGATATCTGAAGAACTAAAGAAAGTAATTCTTACGGCGCTTAAGCTGGATGAATGGGATTTTACAGATGAAACTATGGCACCACAAGTTCCTGGATGGGATTCCTTGAACCACATAAATGTTATTGTTGCGGTGGAAAAGCATTTTAATGTTCGCTTCAAAAATCTTGAAGTGCTGAAACTGAAAAATGTTGGCGATCTGCAAAAATTGCTTGATGCTAAACTACAAAAATAA
- a CDS encoding N(4)-(beta-N-acetylglucosaminyl)-L-asparaginase: MNTRRKFIFNSLIATAGIATGINLGKSRSKEIIAGSFSKNLEFEKPVIISTWQHGLAANQEAWKVISKRGRALDAVEKGVMVTEADPKITSVGYGGFPDRDGHVTLDACIMDEEGNAGSVACLENIMHPISVARLVMEKTPHVMLVGDGALQFALANGFKKQNLLTKESKAEWLKWLQENKYKPFKTNKDNHDTIGMIALDKNGNLSGACTTSGLAFKYHGRVGDSPIIGAGLYIDNDIGGAAATGLGEAVIKTVGSFLVVESMRNGKSPMEACKIACERIIKKVKNFDSQVGFIALNKNGEIGGYSVSGGFQYAVYKNDMNKLINSESLR, translated from the coding sequence TTGAATACGCGACGAAAATTTATATTTAATTCATTGATTGCCACAGCAGGAATTGCTACTGGAATTAATTTAGGGAAATCAAGAAGTAAAGAAATAATTGCTGGCTCCTTTTCAAAGAATTTAGAATTTGAAAAACCAGTAATAATATCCACGTGGCAACATGGGCTTGCCGCTAACCAAGAAGCCTGGAAAGTTATAAGTAAAAGAGGAAGAGCTCTGGACGCTGTTGAAAAAGGAGTGATGGTAACAGAAGCTGATCCGAAAATAACCAGTGTTGGATATGGTGGTTTTCCAGATCGGGATGGTCATGTTACTCTTGATGCTTGTATAATGGATGAAGAAGGGAATGCAGGTTCGGTTGCTTGTCTTGAAAATATTATGCATCCAATTTCCGTAGCCAGGTTGGTGATGGAAAAAACTCCACACGTTATGCTGGTTGGTGATGGAGCTTTACAATTCGCTTTGGCTAATGGATTTAAGAAACAAAATCTTCTCACCAAGGAATCCAAAGCTGAGTGGCTAAAATGGTTACAAGAAAATAAATACAAACCATTTAAAACAAATAAGGATAATCACGATACCATTGGAATGATAGCCTTAGATAAAAACGGGAATTTATCCGGTGCTTGTACAACAAGTGGATTAGCATTTAAATATCATGGAAGAGTGGGGGACTCACCAATTATTGGTGCAGGACTTTATATTGATAACGATATTGGTGGAGCAGCAGCAACCGGTTTAGGTGAAGCAGTTATTAAAACGGTTGGAAGTTTTTTGGTTGTTGAAAGTATGAGGAATGGAAAATCTCCGATGGAAGCTTGCAAAATTGCTTGTGAAAGAATTATCAAGAAAGTAAAGAATTTTGATAGTCAAGTTGGATTTATTGCATTAAATAAGAATGGTGAAATCGGCGGTTACTCGGTTAGCGGTGGATTTCAATATGCTGTTTATAAAAATGATATGAATAAATTAATCAATTCGGAATCACTTCGATAA
- a CDS encoding DNA methyltransferase, whose amino-acid sequence MNIKKKEFEQLVPQLKISGIKHLNRQIPPQAHTPMYNFHKYWSRKTWNVVGEFIETYCPPNGIVLDPFGGSGVTAIEALKRGRKVITADISPIATELIRLTIKQLDAPKLKAAYERIEKQVKDKILKLYKTECRNCGSEIFFDCAILEKDKYKEIRYKNCPDCNDERRENTKLIDFDLEIIRKIDRHKIKEWYPDNRLYHTNGKPFKEKQQYESIDQLFTKRNLYALAILMVAIENESDKVLRDFLKIAFSSMVHLCSRMNPISEAGHFTPFSSAWTQHSYWYPSGPYMEQNVWYKFESAIWGHQGLVKAKEESNKYFKNIKFANRFQEVIDGDSDIFIYCGSCIDLMKEMSEQYFESGCVDYIFTDPPYDSSIQYGELSYLWITWLKMDKGYLEKIALDEIIHSERQDKNFEVYHSLLRNSFERMYDVLKPENYVTVTFHNPTFKVRNATIRASVLAGFELQKIHHQELARPSAKSLLQPFGSAQGDFYLRFYKPVLRERESESESIDELRFEKIVIDTTIKILAERGEPTPYTIIINAIDPELAKRGFFSELNTGSDIKTVLEKKIDDTFILVNAKMGQATGKLWWFKNPKLVPHLEKIPLTDRVEKTVLAKLQQKGKVTFTDIWEAVSISFPNSLTSDQTSIKEALEVYAKPMQQGYWLIKPGFKPGVVEKEHTSVLAILAEIGQEAGYSIYIGKNEQNHQIDSVHLKKTGKLNQYVNYQTIFKLENIQNPDIVDDVDLLWIRDNKIEYLFEVECTTSMTSALQRGSNVSNEIKKVMLIPIDREKQFNQKMKSPMFYNSFTNENWNTVLFDVLYNNWFKFRSKVIIDDLFNKVSTTTLTDKIIKNIVKEPEPDFFE is encoded by the coding sequence ATGAATATTAAGAAGAAAGAATTTGAACAATTAGTACCACAATTAAAAATAAGTGGCATCAAACACCTTAATAGACAAATACCTCCGCAAGCACACACACCGATGTATAATTTCCACAAATATTGGTCAAGAAAAACCTGGAATGTTGTAGGTGAATTTATTGAAACTTATTGTCCACCGAATGGAATTGTTTTAGATCCTTTTGGAGGCAGCGGCGTTACTGCTATTGAAGCATTAAAAAGAGGACGGAAGGTTATAACCGCAGATATTTCACCAATTGCAACTGAGTTAATACGTCTTACTATCAAACAATTAGATGCACCAAAACTAAAAGCTGCGTATGAACGAATTGAAAAACAAGTTAAAGATAAAATTCTAAAATTATATAAAACAGAATGCAGGAACTGTGGATCCGAAATATTTTTTGATTGCGCAATTTTGGAAAAGGACAAGTATAAAGAAATACGATATAAGAATTGTCCTGATTGCAATGATGAAAGAAGGGAAAATACAAAGCTAATTGATTTTGATTTAGAGATAATTAGAAAGATTGACCGACATAAGATAAAAGAGTGGTATCCTGATAATCGATTATACCATACAAACGGTAAACCATTTAAAGAAAAACAACAATATGAATCTATCGACCAACTTTTCACTAAAAGAAATCTTTATGCTCTTGCAATTTTAATGGTTGCTATTGAAAACGAAAGTGACAAAGTATTGAGAGATTTTTTAAAGATTGCTTTTTCCTCGATGGTCCACCTTTGTTCACGTATGAATCCAATATCAGAAGCCGGACATTTTACACCATTTAGTTCTGCATGGACACAGCATAGTTATTGGTACCCTTCAGGACCTTATATGGAACAAAATGTTTGGTATAAATTTGAAAGTGCAATATGGGGGCACCAGGGTTTAGTAAAAGCTAAAGAAGAATCAAACAAGTATTTTAAGAATATCAAATTCGCTAATCGCTTCCAGGAAGTAATTGATGGTGACTCAGATATTTTTATTTATTGTGGTTCCTGCATTGATTTAATGAAGGAAATGTCCGAACAATATTTTGAAAGTGGTTGTGTCGATTACATATTTACTGACCCACCTTATGATTCATCAATCCAATACGGAGAACTTTCCTACTTATGGATTACCTGGTTAAAAATGGATAAAGGTTATTTAGAAAAAATTGCCTTAGACGAAATAATTCACAGTGAAAGGCAAGATAAAAATTTTGAAGTATATCATTCGTTACTTAGAAATAGTTTTGAAAGAATGTATGATGTATTAAAACCAGAAAACTATGTTACGGTTACTTTTCATAACCCAACTTTTAAAGTAAGGAACGCAACCATTCGGGCATCTGTTTTAGCTGGGTTTGAGCTGCAAAAAATACATCATCAAGAATTAGCAAGACCATCGGCAAAATCGTTGCTGCAACCATTTGGATCTGCTCAGGGCGATTTCTATTTAAGATTTTATAAACCTGTTTTACGTGAAAGAGAGAGTGAATCTGAATCTATTGATGAGTTAAGATTTGAAAAAATAGTCATAGATACTACAATAAAAATTCTTGCAGAACGTGGCGAACCAACTCCGTATACTATTATTATTAATGCAATTGATCCTGAACTTGCAAAGAGAGGTTTTTTCTCTGAACTTAATACCGGTTCGGATATTAAAACTGTTCTTGAAAAAAAAATAGATGATACTTTTATTTTAGTAAATGCTAAAATGGGGCAAGCTACTGGTAAGCTCTGGTGGTTTAAAAATCCTAAGCTTGTTCCTCACCTTGAAAAAATACCGTTAACTGATAGAGTTGAAAAAACTGTTTTGGCAAAATTACAGCAGAAAGGGAAAGTAACTTTCACAGATATTTGGGAAGCTGTAAGTATTTCATTCCCGAATTCCTTAACTTCAGATCAAACAAGTATAAAGGAAGCATTAGAAGTATACGCTAAGCCAATGCAACAAGGATATTGGTTAATAAAACCTGGATTCAAACCTGGAGTGGTTGAGAAAGAACATACTTCCGTGTTAGCCATCTTAGCCGAAATTGGACAGGAAGCTGGTTATTCAATTTATATTGGCAAGAATGAGCAAAATCATCAAATAGATTCTGTTCACTTAAAAAAAACCGGCAAGTTGAATCAATATGTTAATTATCAAACTATTTTCAAGCTGGAAAATATCCAGAATCCAGATATTGTTGACGATGTGGATTTATTGTGGATTCGAGACAATAAGATTGAGTACCTATTTGAAGTAGAATGCACTACCTCAATGACGAGCGCATTACAACGTGGATCTAACGTTTCCAACGAAATAAAAAAAGTAATGCTCATTCCTATAGATAGAGAAAAACAGTTTAATCAAAAAATGAAATCACCAATGTTTTATAATAGTTTTACAAATGAAAATTGGAATACAGTTTTGTTTGATGTTTTATATAATAATTGGTTTAAATTTAGAAGTAAAGTGATTATTGACGATTTGTTTAATAAAGTATCCACAACAACTTTAACAGACAAAATCATAAAAAATATTGTTAAAGAACCCGAACCCGATTTTTTTGAATAA
- a CDS encoding MBOAT family protein, with protein MLFNFDISKFLNLFVYNPKDPLLFTTGLFLFLFSFVLLIFVLIRKNKNLRVVFLLLFSLFFYYKISGLFFLLLIGTAVVNFLLGKWLFLFSDTLKRRLILILAVIVNLFLLGYFKYTNFFIQVINDLSSKNIDALDILVPIGISFYTFKSLNYIFDLYLEKIEPETNFLNFALFVSFFPNLLAGPIDRAEKFLPQINKEVFISREDIGKAIFLICSGLFKKAVIADYISLNFVDRVMDEPLRFTGVENLMATYGYALQIYCDFSGYSDIAIGLALLLGFKLMDNFNSPYKASSVAEFWRRWHISLSSWLLDYIFKPLQFSLRNLRLLGNALAILITFVACGLWHGANWTFIVWGTIHGLLMAVSFFTRNPRTFIWKKLGLSNTKILHVIQVFITFNLIAFAWVFFRAVSIQSALDVFSQIINFFHEEVFVQFIQGYPVISALILGGFILHFLPAKVELKTVELISKTPLIGKAIILAFFIWLAIQVRSADLQPFIYFQF; from the coding sequence ATGTTATTCAATTTCGATATCAGCAAATTCCTAAATCTTTTTGTATACAATCCAAAGGATCCGCTTCTATTTACTACCGGATTGTTCTTGTTCCTTTTTTCATTTGTTCTTCTAATTTTCGTTTTGATACGGAAGAACAAAAATTTACGAGTAGTTTTTCTACTTCTCTTTTCACTCTTTTTTTATTATAAAATCAGCGGATTGTTTTTCCTGTTGCTTATCGGTACAGCCGTAGTAAACTTCCTGCTTGGTAAATGGCTTTTTCTATTCAGCGATACTTTAAAGCGTAGATTGATATTAATCCTGGCTGTTATTGTAAATCTTTTTTTACTTGGCTATTTCAAGTATACAAATTTCTTTATCCAGGTCATTAACGATCTATCCTCTAAAAATATTGATGCACTGGATATTTTAGTTCCAATTGGAATTTCTTTCTATACATTCAAATCACTTAATTACATTTTTGATCTTTATCTTGAAAAGATTGAGCCAGAAACTAACTTCCTTAATTTTGCGCTTTTTGTTTCATTCTTTCCAAACCTTCTTGCAGGACCAATTGACCGTGCTGAGAAATTTCTTCCACAGATTAATAAAGAAGTTTTTATAAGCCGGGAGGATATTGGAAAAGCAATTTTTTTAATCTGCTCTGGATTATTTAAGAAAGCAGTTATTGCCGATTACATCAGCCTGAATTTTGTTGATCGCGTAATGGATGAACCGCTTCGTTTTACTGGTGTAGAAAATTTAATGGCAACTTATGGTTATGCGTTGCAAATCTACTGCGATTTTTCCGGCTATTCTGATATCGCAATTGGACTTGCTCTTTTACTTGGATTCAAATTGATGGACAATTTTAATTCACCATACAAAGCTTCGAGTGTGGCTGAGTTCTGGAGGAGATGGCATATTTCACTTTCATCCTGGCTGCTTGATTATATTTTCAAACCATTGCAATTTAGCTTAAGAAATCTTCGTCTTTTGGGAAACGCTTTAGCTATCCTGATTACATTTGTAGCCTGCGGGCTTTGGCATGGTGCCAACTGGACGTTTATTGTTTGGGGAACGATTCACGGATTATTAATGGCGGTTTCATTCTTCACAAGGAATCCCAGAACTTTCATCTGGAAAAAGCTTGGGCTCTCTAATACAAAAATTCTTCATGTCATTCAAGTATTTATAACTTTCAACTTGATTGCATTCGCCTGGGTATTTTTCAGAGCAGTGTCAATCCAGAGCGCATTAGATGTTTTTAGCCAGATAATAAATTTCTTTCACGAAGAGGTTTTCGTTCAATTTATTCAAGGTTATCCTGTAATCAGCGCGCTAATTTTAGGTGGATTCATTCTACATTTTCTTCCTGCAAAAGTTGAGCTGAAAACGGTTGAACTTATTTCAAAAACCCCGTTGATTGGAAAAGCAATTATATTAGCTTTCTTTATATGGTTGGCTATTCAGGTTAGGTCAGCAGACTTACAGCCATTTATCTATTTTCAGTTTTAG
- the ispE gene encoding 4-(cytidine 5'-diphospho)-2-C-methyl-D-erythritol kinase, producing the protein MNYVEIKAPAKINFGLFVTSKRSDGFHNIETIFYPINDLYDELFFTKADRFEFISNDKELENKHNLIIKAKEILETEAKKIFNVKIELNKKIPIGAGLGGGSSDAAATLLSLNEMFKLNFELETLRKFALELGSDVPFFIKPKPSFAEGRGEKLSVIDFEISSAILLVNPGIHISTKEAYGNIHSKLAGFNLGKINKSQISDPGFLIKNVKNDFEDYVFNFYPEVENIKEILYQSRANFSIMTGSGSTVFGLFNNLQDAMLAKEKFPSHYFTFISYSED; encoded by the coding sequence ATGAATTACGTGGAAATTAAAGCTCCTGCCAAAATTAATTTTGGTTTGTTTGTAACCTCAAAACGATCAGATGGCTTTCATAACATTGAAACTATTTTTTATCCCATAAATGATCTGTATGACGAATTGTTTTTTACGAAAGCTGATAGATTTGAATTCATATCAAATGATAAAGAATTGGAGAACAAGCATAATCTTATCATTAAAGCTAAAGAAATATTAGAAACAGAAGCTAAAAAGATTTTTAATGTTAAAATTGAATTGAATAAAAAAATTCCGATTGGAGCAGGTTTAGGAGGTGGCAGTTCTGATGCAGCGGCAACTTTACTTTCCTTAAATGAAATGTTCAAACTAAATTTTGAATTAGAAACACTGAGGAAATTTGCACTTGAATTGGGTTCCGATGTTCCATTTTTTATCAAACCTAAACCGTCATTTGCAGAAGGGCGTGGTGAAAAATTGTCTGTTATCGATTTTGAAATTTCTTCAGCAATTCTTTTAGTAAATCCTGGAATACACATTTCAACCAAAGAAGCTTATGGGAATATCCATTCTAAGCTTGCAGGATTCAATTTAGGCAAGATCAATAAGTCTCAGATTTCTGATCCAGGATTCTTAATTAAAAACGTTAAAAATGATTTTGAAGATTACGTTTTTAATTTCTATCCGGAAGTTGAAAATATAAAAGAAATTCTATATCAATCGCGTGCTAATTTTTCAATTATGACTGGAAGTGGTTCAACAGTATTCGGATTGTTCAACAATTTACAAGATGCAATGCTGGCTAAAGAAAAATTCCCATCACATTATTTTACATTTATTAGTTATTCTGAAGATTAA
- a CDS encoding homocysteine S-methyltransferase family protein, whose protein sequence is MRLNNFNILSWAKKIGRPLILDGAMGSLLQQKGFLSNDPLWASLANVEHPEAVRRIHKEYIDSGADIITTNTFRTNPAAVSKSKKSFTPQNLVEASVQIAKEVKGNLPILMAGSNAPAEDCYQIERTIPILELQENHQQHISLLKEFGGDFILNETQSHFDEIKIICEICSKNQIDFILSLFFTNDFKLLSGEDIFSTIEFITTYKPLAIGFNCITPKIFLQIVDKIPDNINWGFYLNCGSGNYEDEQIVCGVNELEYLEVVKKLLPFKPSFVGSCCGSNPNHTKLIKNYFDELRGN, encoded by the coding sequence ATGAGATTAAACAACTTCAACATATTAAGCTGGGCAAAAAAAATTGGCAGACCGCTGATTTTAGATGGCGCGATGGGAAGTTTATTACAGCAAAAAGGATTTTTATCAAATGATCCACTCTGGGCTAGTCTTGCTAATGTTGAACATCCTGAAGCAGTTCGTCGGATTCATAAAGAATATATTGATTCAGGGGCTGACATAATTACTACCAACACGTTTAGAACAAATCCTGCTGCAGTGTCAAAATCTAAAAAAAGTTTTACTCCCCAAAATTTAGTGGAAGCCAGTGTTCAAATTGCTAAAGAAGTAAAAGGTAACTTGCCAATTTTAATGGCAGGTTCCAATGCACCAGCGGAAGATTGTTACCAAATTGAAAGAACAATTCCTATTCTTGAACTTCAGGAAAATCATCAACAACATATTTCATTGTTGAAAGAGTTTGGTGGCGATTTTATTCTAAACGAAACACAAAGTCATTTTGATGAAATAAAAATCATCTGTGAAATTTGCAGTAAGAATCAAATTGATTTTATCTTGAGCCTTTTCTTTACAAATGATTTCAAATTACTTTCTGGTGAAGATATATTTTCTACAATTGAATTTATAACTACTTATAAACCGCTAGCGATTGGTTTTAATTGCATTACACCAAAAATCTTTCTGCAAATTGTTGATAAAATTCCTGATAATATTAATTGGGGCTTTTACTTAAATTGCGGCAGCGGAAATTATGAAGACGAACAAATTGTTTGTGGAGTTAATGAATTGGAATATCTGGAAGTTGTAAAAAAACTTCTCCCATTCAAACCAAGTTTTGTTGGCTCCTGTTGTGGCTCTAATCCAAATCATACTAAACTTATAAAGAATTACTTTGATGAATTACGTGGAAATTAA